A region from the Mesorhizobium shangrilense genome encodes:
- a CDS encoding GNAT family N-acetyltransferase, giving the protein MFEPGPPAPNDVRLRKILDDTLPSPRWPDGFLMRTFEHADAQALHALLTEVFDDGKDGPFDEWWPRIADDAEFDPALCFLVIDGKGLLAAAALCWTSAFVKDLVVHPEARGRGIGEALMRHAFLTFSARGAGHVDLKTNTLESAAAVRLYERLGMKPVAWEG; this is encoded by the coding sequence ATGTTTGAGCCAGGTCCGCCTGCGCCAAACGACGTCCGGCTGCGCAAGATCCTCGACGACACGCTCCCTTCGCCGCGCTGGCCCGACGGCTTCCTCATGCGGACTTTCGAACACGCCGACGCGCAAGCCTTGCACGCGCTGCTGACCGAGGTGTTCGACGACGGCAAGGATGGGCCGTTCGACGAATGGTGGCCGCGCATTGCCGATGACGCGGAATTCGATCCCGCGTTGTGTTTTCTCGTTATCGACGGCAAGGGCCTACTGGCGGCGGCGGCCCTGTGCTGGACCTCGGCCTTCGTGAAAGACCTTGTCGTGCACCCCGAGGCGCGGGGGCGGGGCATTGGCGAGGCGCTGATGCGGCACGCCTTTTTGACATTTTCCGCTCGCGGCGCCGGTCATGTCGATCTCAAGACCAACACGCTGGAGAGCGCAGCCGCCGTCCGTCTCTATGAGCGGCTGGGGATGAAGCCCGTCGCCTGGGAAGGTTAG
- a CDS encoding phage tail protein, with the protein MAQFTVNPQRFDPYKNYRFRLKWDGRYVAGISKISALKRTTAVVEHRDGGEAGTTRKSPGITRFEPVTIERGVTHDLEFEQWANKVWDLNAGPGAEVSLKDFRKDIILEFYNEAGQLALAYRIYRCWPSEVEMLPELDANANVVAIQSMRLENEGWERDTSVGEPAEPSFTDPP; encoded by the coding sequence ATGGCGCAATTCACCGTCAATCCGCAGCGTTTCGACCCCTACAAGAACTACCGCTTCCGGCTGAAATGGGATGGCCGCTATGTCGCCGGCATCTCGAAGATCAGCGCGCTGAAGCGCACCACGGCGGTGGTGGAGCACCGCGACGGCGGCGAGGCCGGCACCACGCGCAAATCGCCGGGCATCACCCGCTTCGAGCCGGTGACCATCGAGCGCGGCGTGACCCACGACCTCGAATTCGAGCAATGGGCAAACAAGGTGTGGGACCTCAACGCCGGTCCGGGCGCGGAAGTGTCGCTCAAGGATTTCCGCAAGGACATTATCCTCGAATTCTACAACGAGGCCGGCCAGCTGGCGCTTGCCTACAGGATCTATCGCTGCTGGCCCTCGGAAGTGGAGATGCTGCCCGAGCTCGACGCCAACGCCAATGTCGTGGCGATCCAGAGCATGAGGCTGGAGAATGAAGGCTGGGAGCGCGACACCAGCGTCGGCGAGCCGGCGGAGCCGAGTTTCACCGATCCGCCGTAA
- a CDS encoding lysozyme inhibitor LprI family protein gives MRFLLTGLAALILAAPLLAGVARADDCDKNQMTLNECAGKAFDVADKALNDTYRQINARLKDDAATKKLLVDAQKSWVAFRDSECTFQSSASVEGSIYPLLVANCRTGLTNDRVKQLKAYLDCQEGDMSCPVPAR, from the coding sequence ATGCGGTTCTTACTGACCGGCCTTGCGGCCCTGATCCTCGCCGCTCCGCTGCTGGCGGGCGTGGCGCGCGCCGACGATTGCGACAAGAACCAGATGACCCTGAATGAGTGCGCTGGCAAGGCGTTCGACGTGGCGGACAAGGCGCTGAACGACACCTACAGGCAGATCAATGCCCGTCTCAAGGATGATGCCGCGACCAAGAAGCTGCTGGTCGACGCGCAGAAATCCTGGGTCGCCTTTCGCGATTCGGAATGCACGTTCCAGTCGTCGGCCAGCGTCGAGGGCAGCATCTATCCGTTGCTCGTCGCCAATTGCCGGACAGGCCTGACCAACGACCGCGTCAAGCAGCTCAAAGCCTATCTGGACTGCCAGGAAGGCGATATGAGCTGCCCGGTCCCGGCGCGGTAG
- a CDS encoding DUF899 family protein codes for MITFPNESARYRTAREKLLQKEIQLRRAMEDVAVARRALPPGGLVPQDYVFDGLGPDGKPARIKLSALFAPGKGSLILYNMMFPRHPRDTRAVATSGGTAKLARLDQPCPSCVALLDQFDGAIGHLEAADFNFVVVAKTPLENLITLGRDRSWRNMQLLSSAGNSFKRDYNAEDADGAQLPVLSVFNRDGDGIRHFWSSELGFVPPEPGQDPRALGTCEILWNLMDFTPEGRPSWDEQLQYGEGCCD; via the coding sequence ATGATCACGTTCCCCAACGAATCCGCCAGATACCGTACCGCCCGCGAAAAACTGCTGCAGAAGGAAATCCAGCTGCGCCGCGCCATGGAAGACGTGGCGGTGGCGCGGCGCGCGCTGCCGCCGGGCGGGCTGGTGCCGCAGGACTATGTGTTCGACGGGCTGGGGCCGGACGGCAAGCCGGCGCGGATAAAACTGTCGGCGCTGTTCGCGCCGGGCAAGGGCTCGCTGATCCTCTACAACATGATGTTTCCGCGCCATCCGCGGGACACGCGCGCGGTGGCCACGAGTGGCGGCACGGCGAAGCTGGCAAGGCTGGACCAGCCTTGTCCGTCCTGCGTGGCGCTGCTCGACCAGTTCGATGGCGCGATCGGCCATCTCGAAGCCGCCGATTTCAATTTCGTGGTGGTGGCCAAAACGCCGCTCGAAAACCTCATCACGCTTGGCCGTGATCGCAGCTGGCGCAACATGCAGCTCTTGTCGTCGGCCGGCAACAGCTTCAAGCGTGACTACAATGCGGAGGACGCCGATGGCGCGCAGTTGCCGGTGCTCTCCGTGTTCAACCGCGATGGTGACGGCATCCGTCACTTCTGGTCGTCTGAACTGGGCTTCGTGCCGCCTGAGCCCGGCCAGGACCCACGCGCCCTCGGCACCTGCGAGATCCTGTGGAACCTGATGGATTTCACGCCGGAGGGAAGGCCAAGCTGGGACGAGCAATTGCAGTATGGCGAGGGGTGTTGTGATTGA